From the genome of Malus sylvestris chromosome 6, drMalSylv7.2, whole genome shotgun sequence, one region includes:
- the LOC126625545 gene encoding uncharacterized protein LOC126625545 codes for MVLSWLTSSLYPLVMHVVVTCVSAAEAWKALQDRYAPSSHNRVIQLHGELFNLRRGDLSIADFLDKINTLANQLAMSSAPMSDPDLIATIMNNVRPLYENTVASIQARETPISYAALETLLLNAEKCHLTFTLYGDTHVPTLTAIAANRGRHVHAPAGFACGGGCASNAHRPNGNVATPPHGCPGVLGASLSSTDCPPLKCQICCRNDHSAIDCYNCMNTAYEGCVPSARLTTLAAQALRVTLATPALTTWLLDSDANAHITNDPGQLTNSHEYTCTDYVTGVNGGQGYPNGDDPFIWPE; via the exons ATGGTCCTTTCATGGCTCACCAGTTCCCTTTATCCTCTTGTCATGCATGTTGTTGTCACGTGTGTCAGTGCTGCCGAGGCTTGGAAAGCTTTGCAAGACCGCTATGCACCCTCTTCTCATAATCGAGTCATTCAACTCCATGGTGAACTTTTCAACCTTCGCCGAGGTGACCTTAGTATTGCTgattttttggacaaaattaaTACTTTGGCTAATCAATTAGCCATGTCTAGTGCTCCTATGTCTGATCCTGATTTGATTGCTACGATAATGAACAATGTTAGACCCTTATATGAAAATACTGTGGCATCCATCCAAGCTCGAGAAACTCCTATTTCCTATGCTGCTTTGGAAACACTACTCCTTAATGCTGAAAAATGTCATCTCACTTTTACATTGTATGGTGATACTCATGTTCCTACCCTGACTGCCATAGCTGCCAACCGTGGACGCCACGTTCATGCACCTGCTGGCTTTGCGTGCGGTGGAGGGTGTGCTAGTAATGCTCATCGCCCTAATGGTAATGTTGCTACTCCTCCTCATGGATGCCCCGGTGTTCTTGGTGCCAGTCTTTCCTCTACTGATTGTCCACCTCTCAAGTGTCAAATATGTTGCCGCAACGACCATTCTGCCATTGACTGTTATAATTGCATGAACACTGCCTATGAAGGCTGTGTTCCCAGTGCACGCCTCACGACTCTTGCTGCTCAGGCTCTTCGTGTAACCCTTGCTACCCCTGCTCTAACAACTTGGCTCCTTGATTCCGATGCCAATGCCCACATCACCAATGATCCTGGTCAACTCACAAATTCCCACGAGTATACATGCACTGATTATGTCACTGGCGTTAATGGTGGTCAAG GATATCCAAATGGGGATGATCCTTTTATCTGGCCAGAGTAA